One Gemmatimonadaceae bacterium DNA window includes the following coding sequences:
- a CDS encoding SusC/RagA family TonB-linked outer membrane protein: MSTVSFGRTLRTVGALLALGAGALGAQTSQGSINVHVTEAAGGRPLDQAQVVIVGTTLGGLTNADGRFTFRSVAPGAVTVRVLRVGYSEQKKAVTVVAGQAASLEFALSEVALTLAPVVTTATGDTRRVELGNAVASIDAAKIAESGAVQNVNDMLNSRTAGVTVTSGTQTGAGARIRIRGQNSLSLSNDPIFIIDGVRMSNNSNSSNLFTGGSQPSRIGDINPEEIESMEIVKGPSAATLYGTDAANGVVLISTKRGRAGAARWTVYAEGGVIKDQNTYPTNYTIFGRNKSTGAALAINGCNLPRVSSGFCTIDSVAKYNLFTDPDVTPLGTGNRNQYGLQLSGGTEAVRYFVSGEREDETGLLEIPDFERRRLDTLNLPLHDWTERPNALGKTSVRANINAAVSPKLDISASTGFVNLNQRFSLESNATAGLGSQAFGGPGCKICSPDRLVGTGGLATPLYGYRAWTPGYTWQEKTGQRVNRFIGSFNANWRPTSWLQNRLTLGNDYANRVDDNLLLRGEGPPITANYRLGFKQNSRTDIRNFTVDLGSTASYTPMPWLSLKTTGGVQYVNYLFELGSATGTQLAPGAQTAGAGAVPNAAEATTYQKTLGLFVEQAAAINDRLFLTAAVRTDQNSAFGTNFQQVYYPKGSLSWIMSDESFFPKFDWLNQFRFRASYGSSGVQPGPNDALRYYLATTANYRGLDQPAAVYTQIGNPDLKPERSTEFETGFDAKFLNNRYSLEVTYYTKKTKDAIISAIQPPSIGGPTTQRVNIGSVGNNGWEAIISAQVMDHKNFAWDVSLNGSTYSNELISLGGTPRQIGTTTRALEGYPLFGLWARAITGWQDKNGDKILTYNADPNLNEVFVADSFSFRGYGQPRNLVTWTNGFDFFSRRLRIQSMLDYRGGHKWYNNTERIRCVSRQNCNGLQSPGASFEEQAMVVATRDHPSASLDGFLQKGDFVRFRELTVQYSLSQDWSQRFFKSRAVSVLLTGRNLARWTAYRGVDPENDYQVTAGVDTPGGDFQGLGLPSYYILRVNINR, encoded by the coding sequence ATGAGTACTGTCTCGTTCGGACGAACCCTGCGGACGGTCGGGGCGTTGCTGGCGTTAGGCGCCGGTGCGCTCGGAGCACAGACCTCGCAGGGGAGTATCAATGTCCACGTCACCGAGGCGGCTGGCGGCCGCCCCCTCGATCAGGCGCAGGTCGTGATCGTCGGCACGACGTTGGGCGGCCTGACGAATGCCGATGGGCGCTTCACGTTCCGCTCCGTTGCGCCTGGCGCGGTCACGGTTCGCGTGCTGCGCGTTGGCTATTCGGAACAGAAGAAGGCGGTGACCGTCGTCGCCGGACAGGCGGCGAGCCTGGAGTTTGCCTTGTCGGAAGTCGCGCTCACGCTGGCGCCGGTCGTGACGACGGCCACCGGTGACACGCGTCGCGTGGAGCTCGGCAACGCGGTGGCGTCGATCGACGCGGCCAAGATCGCCGAGTCGGGCGCGGTGCAGAACGTCAACGACATGCTCAACTCGCGCACGGCGGGCGTCACCGTGACGTCGGGGACGCAGACGGGGGCGGGGGCCCGCATCCGTATTCGCGGCCAGAACTCGCTGTCGCTGTCGAACGACCCGATTTTCATCATCGACGGCGTTCGCATGTCGAACAACTCCAACTCGTCGAACCTCTTCACCGGTGGATCGCAGCCGAGCCGTATCGGCGACATCAACCCGGAAGAGATCGAGAGCATGGAGATCGTGAAGGGGCCTTCGGCGGCAACGCTGTACGGCACCGACGCGGCCAACGGCGTCGTCCTCATCTCGACCAAGCGTGGACGCGCGGGCGCGGCCCGCTGGACCGTGTACGCCGAGGGCGGGGTGATCAAGGACCAGAACACCTATCCCACCAACTACACGATCTTCGGGCGCAACAAGTCGACGGGTGCGGCGCTGGCCATCAACGGCTGCAACCTGCCGCGCGTCTCGTCGGGCTTCTGCACCATCGACTCGGTCGCGAAGTACAACCTCTTCACCGATCCCGACGTGACGCCGCTCGGCACCGGCAACCGCAACCAGTACGGGTTGCAGCTGTCGGGTGGAACCGAGGCGGTGCGGTATTTCGTCTCGGGCGAGCGTGAGGACGAGACCGGGCTCCTCGAGATCCCGGATTTCGAGCGCCGCCGCCTCGACACGCTCAACCTCCCGCTGCACGACTGGACGGAGCGCCCCAACGCGCTGGGCAAGACCAGCGTGCGCGCCAACATCAACGCCGCGGTGAGCCCCAAGCTCGACATCTCCGCCTCCACCGGCTTCGTCAACCTCAACCAGCGCTTCTCGCTGGAATCCAACGCCACGGCCGGCCTGGGGTCGCAGGCCTTCGGTGGACCCGGGTGCAAGATCTGTTCGCCGGACCGCCTGGTGGGAACGGGAGGGCTGGCCACGCCGCTCTACGGGTACCGCGCCTGGACGCCGGGCTACACCTGGCAGGAGAAGACCGGACAGCGCGTGAATCGCTTCATTGGTTCGTTCAACGCCAACTGGCGCCCCACCTCGTGGCTGCAGAACCGCCTCACGCTGGGGAACGATTATGCCAACCGCGTGGACGACAACCTCCTGCTGCGCGGCGAGGGACCGCCCATCACCGCGAACTACCGCCTTGGCTTCAAGCAGAACTCGCGGACCGACATCCGCAACTTCACGGTCGACCTCGGGTCGACGGCGTCGTACACGCCCATGCCGTGGCTCAGCCTGAAGACAACAGGCGGCGTGCAGTACGTGAACTACCTCTTCGAACTGGGCTCGGCGACGGGGACGCAGCTTGCCCCGGGGGCGCAGACCGCCGGTGCCGGCGCCGTCCCCAATGCGGCCGAGGCGACGACGTACCAGAAGACGCTCGGCCTCTTCGTGGAGCAGGCGGCGGCGATCAACGATCGCCTCTTCCTCACCGCGGCCGTGCGCACCGACCAGAACTCCGCCTTCGGGACAAACTTCCAGCAGGTGTACTACCCCAAGGGGTCGCTCTCCTGGATCATGTCCGACGAGTCGTTCTTCCCCAAGTTCGACTGGCTCAACCAGTTCCGGTTCCGCGCGTCGTACGGCTCGTCGGGCGTGCAGCCCGGGCCAAACGATGCGTTGCGCTACTACCTCGCCACGACGGCGAACTATCGCGGCCTCGACCAGCCGGCCGCGGTCTACACGCAGATCGGCAACCCCGACCTCAAGCCTGAGCGTTCCACCGAGTTCGAGACGGGCTTCGACGCCAAGTTCCTCAACAACCGGTACTCGCTCGAGGTCACGTACTACACCAAGAAGACGAAGGACGCGATCATCTCCGCCATCCAGCCGCCGTCCATTGGCGGGCCGACGACGCAGCGCGTCAACATCGGCTCGGTGGGGAACAACGGGTGGGAAGCGATCATCTCGGCGCAGGTGATGGACCACAAGAACTTCGCGTGGGACGTCTCGCTCAACGGCTCGACGTACTCCAACGAGCTCATCTCGCTGGGCGGCACGCCGCGGCAGATCGGCACCACGACGCGCGCGCTGGAAGGCTATCCGCTGTTTGGGCTGTGGGCGCGCGCGATCACCGGGTGGCAGGACAAGAACGGCGACAAGATCCTGACCTACAACGCCGACCCGAACCTCAACGAAGTCTTCGTTGCCGACTCGTTCTCGTTCCGTGGCTATGGCCAGCCGCGCAACCTCGTGACGTGGACCAACGGCTTCGACTTCTTCTCGCGTCGCCTCCGCATCCAGTCCATGCTCGACTATCGCGGTGGCCACAAGTGGTACAACAACACCGAGCGAATTCGCTGCGTCTCGCGCCAGAACTGCAACGGGCTCCAGAGCCCGGGAGCCTCGTTCGAGGAGCAGGCCATGGTCGTCGCCACGCGCGACCATCCGTCGGCGTCGCTCGACGGCTTCCTGCAGAAGGGTGACTTCGTTCGCTTCCGCGAACTGACGGTCCAGTACAGCCTGAGCCAGGACTGGTCGCAGCGCTTCTTCAAGAGCCGCGCGGTGAGCGTCCTCCTCACCGGGCGCAACCTGGCCCGCTGGACGGCCTATCGCGGCGTCGATCCCGAGAACGACTACCAGGTCACGGCCGGCGTCGACACGCCGGGCGGCGACTTCCAGGGGCTCGGGCTTCCCAGCTACTACATCCTCCGTGTCAACATCAACCGCTAA
- a CDS encoding S9 family peptidase, with amino-acid sequence MHRPTVVHLFALLCALSAVPAPLPAQGASPLTIDQLLAAPFPLEIAAAPRGGAVAWVLNERGRRNIWVAEAPAYAGRRLTSYTEDDGQEINTLTWAPDGSSIVFVRGGGRNRAGESPNPAQLPGGAESAIYRVALAGGAPVRLGGGTAPTISPDGKLLLVSRGKLWGRSLAEEKGEFTEFLNIRGGMSNVRWSPDGTRFAYVSSRGDHAFIAVVEVATKRVTWLAPSVDTDDAPVWSPDGRFVAFVRTPASSELYLFKAQRTGRPWSILVGDVATGSARTVWTADAGDGSVPHEVVAPDQILWGDGDVIVFPWEKDGWNHLYSVPVAGGRATLLTPGDGEVEYVRLSRDRREVLYNTNIGDIDRRHIWRVAVKGGAPVPVTRGDGIEWGQVELSDGSLAYLRSDARTPAHAVRLAGGDRAVALAPAVLASFPTSQLVVPQAVMFTAPDGMQVPAQLFLPPNARAGERHPAAIFFHGGSRRQMLLGYHYGEYYHNAYAFNQYLASRGFVVLAVNYRSGIGYGLSFREAPRYGAEGASEFNDVVGAGLFLRNRADVDPKKIALWGGSYGGYLTAMGLARAPELFATGVDIHGVHDWNVGIRHFVPDWNILLDPPRTRLARESSPLAYLDRWKAPVLVIHGDDDRNVSFAETITLVEQLRERRVEVEQLVFPDEVHSFLRHTSWQAAFTTAAEFLQRRLR; translated from the coding sequence ATGCACCGCCCCACAGTTGTCCATCTGTTCGCCCTGCTGTGCGCTCTCTCCGCCGTTCCCGCCCCCCTTCCCGCGCAGGGGGCATCGCCGCTCACCATCGACCAGCTCCTCGCCGCGCCGTTTCCGCTGGAGATTGCGGCGGCGCCGCGCGGCGGTGCGGTGGCCTGGGTGCTCAACGAACGCGGGCGCCGCAACATCTGGGTGGCCGAGGCGCCCGCCTACGCCGGCCGTCGCCTAACGAGCTACACCGAGGACGACGGGCAGGAGATCAACACGCTCACCTGGGCGCCTGACGGCTCATCGATCGTCTTCGTGCGCGGTGGCGGGCGCAATCGCGCGGGGGAGAGCCCAAACCCGGCGCAGCTTCCGGGGGGAGCGGAGAGTGCGATCTATCGCGTGGCACTCGCCGGGGGGGCGCCGGTGCGGCTGGGTGGCGGGACCGCTCCCACCATCTCACCAGACGGCAAGCTCCTCCTCGTGTCGCGCGGCAAGCTGTGGGGGCGCTCGCTGGCCGAGGAAAAGGGTGAGTTCACCGAGTTCCTCAACATCCGCGGCGGGATGTCGAACGTGCGCTGGTCGCCCGACGGGACCAGGTTCGCGTACGTCAGCAGCCGAGGCGATCATGCCTTCATCGCCGTCGTCGAGGTGGCCACCAAGCGCGTGACGTGGCTCGCGCCGAGCGTCGACACCGACGACGCGCCTGTGTGGAGTCCCGATGGACGATTCGTCGCCTTCGTGCGCACGCCGGCGTCGAGCGAGCTGTATCTCTTCAAGGCGCAGCGCACGGGGCGTCCGTGGTCCATCCTCGTGGGTGACGTGGCCACGGGTAGCGCGCGCACCGTGTGGACCGCCGACGCGGGAGACGGGAGCGTGCCGCACGAGGTGGTGGCCCCCGACCAGATCCTGTGGGGCGACGGCGACGTGATCGTCTTCCCGTGGGAGAAGGACGGGTGGAATCACCTGTACAGCGTCCCGGTTGCGGGCGGGCGCGCCACGCTCCTCACGCCCGGCGATGGCGAGGTGGAGTACGTCCGCCTGAGTCGCGACCGGCGCGAGGTGCTGTACAACACGAACATCGGCGACATCGATCGCCGTCACATCTGGCGCGTGGCGGTGAAGGGCGGGGCGCCGGTCCCGGTCACGCGTGGCGACGGGATCGAGTGGGGGCAGGTGGAGCTGAGCGATGGATCGCTGGCCTACCTGCGTTCGGACGCGCGCACGCCGGCGCATGCGGTGCGGCTGGCGGGGGGTGACCGGGCGGTGGCGCTGGCGCCGGCGGTGCTGGCGAGCTTTCCCACCTCGCAACTGGTGGTGCCGCAGGCGGTCATGTTCACCGCCCCCGACGGGATGCAGGTGCCGGCGCAGCTCTTCCTGCCGCCTAACGCCAGGGCGGGGGAGCGACACCCGGCGGCGATCTTCTTCCACGGCGGCTCGCGCCGGCAGATGCTGCTGGGCTACCACTATGGCGAGTACTATCACAACGCCTACGCCTTCAACCAGTACCTGGCCAGCCGGGGCTTCGTCGTCCTGGCCGTGAACTACCGGAGCGGGATTGGCTACGGCCTCTCCTTCCGCGAGGCACCGCGCTACGGGGCCGAAGGGGCGAGCGAGTTCAACGACGTGGTGGGGGCGGGGCTCTTCCTGCGCAATCGTGCCGACGTCGATCCGAAGAAGATCGCGTTGTGGGGCGGGTCGTACGGCGGCTACCTCACCGCGATGGGGCTGGCGCGCGCGCCGGAGCTGTTTGCCACCGGCGTCGACATCCACGGCGTGCACGACTGGAACGTGGGGATCCGGCATTTCGTCCCCGACTGGAACATCCTCCTCGATCCGCCGCGCACGCGCCTGGCGCGCGAGTCGTCGCCACTGGCGTACCTCGATCGATGGAAGGCGCCGGTGCTGGTGATCCACGGCGATGACGATCGCAACGTCTCATTCGCGGAGACCATCACGCTGGTGGAGCAGCTCCGCGAGCGCCGGGTGGAGGTGGAGCAGCTCGTCTTCCCCGACGAGGTGCACTCCTTCCTGCGGCACACGTCATGGCAGGCGGCGTTCACCACGGCGGCGGAATTCCTGCAGCGGCGGCTTCGGTAA
- the purE gene encoding 5-(carboxyamino)imidazole ribonucleotide mutase translates to MPQSTTPLVGVVMGSKSDYEHMQHCCAMLDELQLPYEARVVSAHRTPDWMFEYAESAEGRGLLVVIAAAGGAAHLPGMIAAKSLLPVLGVPIPATLLNGSDALYSIVQMPAGVPVGTLAIGKPGAINAAILAAEIVAARHPEVRERLRAFRAARRDEVLGQVLP, encoded by the coding sequence ATGCCGCAATCGACCACGCCCCTCGTCGGGGTGGTGATGGGCTCCAAGTCCGACTACGAGCACATGCAGCACTGCTGCGCCATGCTCGACGAGCTGCAGCTCCCCTACGAAGCGCGCGTCGTCTCGGCGCATCGCACCCCCGACTGGATGTTCGAGTACGCCGAGTCGGCCGAGGGACGTGGGTTGCTCGTCGTCATCGCCGCCGCTGGGGGGGCGGCCCACCTCCCGGGGATGATCGCTGCCAAGTCGCTCCTCCCCGTCCTCGGCGTCCCGATCCCGGCAACGCTTCTCAACGGGAGTGACGCGCTGTACTCCATCGTGCAGATGCCGGCGGGAGTCCCCGTGGGGACGCTCGCGATTGGCAAGCCGGGGGCGATCAACGCCGCGATCCTCGCCGCCGAGATCGTGGCCGCGCGGCACCCCGAGGTGCGCGAGCGGCTTCGCGCCTTCCGCGCCGCGCGCCGCGACGAGGTGCTGGGCCAGGTGCTGCCGTGA
- the purK gene encoding 5-(carboxyamino)imidazole ribonucleotide synthase, whose product MTGMAARSLGYDVQVLDPDPDCPARAVASRTVTARFDDADAAADLARECDVVTLEIEQIARASLEAVSALAPLRPRAEAVFTVQDRIRQRSWLDTHGFPVGAYRAVSTAEECAAAVAALGPSICKAPMGGYDGRGQVRVKSATEGRAAWSALGGARVIVEQFLDLDVELSVLVARREDGESATYPPSVNHHVNGVLDWAITPGGLPDSVARHAQQVARAIADTMGVVGLLAVELFVTRDGRLLVNELAPRPHNTYHHSERAHSTSQFEQLVRAVCGLPLGKVDLVTPAAIANLLGDLWVEGDLPHFTQALTVPDVRLHLYGKATARPGRKMGHLSAIAPTAHDALERVLDARHRLATRPMIDA is encoded by the coding sequence ATGACGGGAATGGCGGCACGTTCGTTAGGCTACGATGTCCAGGTCCTCGACCCGGATCCCGACTGTCCCGCACGCGCGGTCGCATCGCGCACCGTCACGGCGCGCTTCGACGATGCCGACGCCGCCGCCGACCTCGCCCGCGAGTGCGATGTGGTCACGCTCGAGATCGAGCAGATCGCGCGCGCGTCGCTCGAGGCGGTGAGCGCGCTGGCGCCGCTGCGCCCGCGCGCCGAGGCGGTCTTCACGGTGCAGGATCGCATCCGGCAGCGCTCATGGCTCGACACGCACGGCTTTCCGGTGGGAGCGTATCGTGCCGTCTCGACCGCGGAGGAATGTGCGGCGGCGGTCGCCGCGCTAGGCCCCTCGATCTGCAAGGCCCCGATGGGGGGCTACGACGGGCGCGGCCAGGTGCGGGTGAAGTCGGCGACGGAGGGACGCGCGGCGTGGTCGGCGTTAGGCGGCGCTCGCGTGATCGTGGAGCAGTTTCTCGACCTCGACGTCGAGCTGTCGGTTCTCGTCGCGCGTCGTGAGGACGGCGAGAGTGCGACCTATCCGCCGTCGGTGAACCATCACGTGAACGGTGTCCTCGACTGGGCCATCACCCCCGGAGGGCTCCCCGACTCGGTGGCGCGACACGCGCAGCAGGTTGCGCGCGCCATCGCCGATACGATGGGGGTCGTCGGGCTCCTCGCCGTCGAGCTCTTCGTCACGAGGGACGGGCGCCTCCTCGTCAACGAACTCGCCCCTCGCCCGCACAACACCTATCATCATTCCGAGCGCGCGCACTCCACGTCACAGTTCGAGCAGCTGGTGCGCGCCGTGTGCGGGCTCCCGTTAGGCAAGGTCGACCTCGTCACGCCGGCGGCCATTGCCAACCTGCTCGGCGACCTGTGGGTCGAGGGAGATCTCCCCCACTTCACGCAGGCGCTCACCGTCCCCGACGTGCGTCTGCACCTGTACGGCAAGGCCACGGCACGCCCCGGCCGGAAGATGGGGCACCTCTCGGCGATTGCCCCCACGGCGCATGATGCGCTGGAACGCGTCCTCGACGCGCGGCATCGCCTCGCCACCCGCCCCATGATAGATGCCTGA
- a CDS encoding superoxide dismutase family protein has protein sequence MIIRVRIATLAMSGLLASACATSRPAQGAAAIATATLRAADGREVGTATLRKVDDALQLELDVNGLPDGTHGLHFHTVGKCDAPGFATAGGHLNPGGTKHGMQNPQGPHAGDLPNLVIAGGQARGWTARTQRVVADSTPGGLFDADGTALVIHANRDDDVTDPSGNSGARIACGVIRRM, from the coding sequence ATGATTATCCGCGTTCGCATCGCGACGCTGGCCATGTCCGGGCTGCTCGCCAGCGCGTGCGCGACCTCGCGCCCCGCCCAGGGCGCCGCCGCCATCGCGACCGCCACGCTGCGCGCCGCCGACGGACGTGAGGTGGGAACAGCCACCCTTCGCAAAGTCGATGATGCGCTCCAGCTCGAACTCGACGTCAACGGCCTACCCGATGGAACGCACGGGCTCCATTTCCACACGGTGGGCAAGTGTGACGCGCCCGGCTTCGCCACCGCCGGCGGGCACCTCAATCCCGGCGGGACCAAACACGGCATGCAGAACCCGCAAGGGCCGCACGCCGGCGACCTCCCCAACCTCGTGATTGCCGGCGGACAGGCCCGCGGATGGACGGCGCGCACCCAGCGCGTCGTCGCCGACTCCACGCCCGGCGGGCTCTTCGATGCCGACGGCACGGCGCTCGTGATCCACGCCAATCGCGACGACGACGTCACCGACCCCAGCGGGAACAGCGGGGCGCGCATCGCCTGCGGCGTGATTCGCCGCATGTAA
- a CDS encoding pyridoxal-phosphate dependent enzyme yields the protein MTSHAHRTTDGRGRLYDSVVDTIGNTPCIRLNRIAPPHVRVYVKAEYFNPASSVKDRLAISIIEEGERRGELKPGQTVVEATSGNTGIGLAMVCAAKGYPLVVTMADSFSIERRRLMRFLGAKVVLTPRAAKGLGMYQKAQELADANGWFLARQFETADNASIHENTTGRELVADFEGERLDYWVTGYGTGGTLTGVARVLRTERPATRIVLAEPSIAQLLGSGTPQVRAADHAPAESHPAFTPHPIQGWTPDFIPWVLQESVDRHYYDELVAIAGPDAMAWSRRLAAEEGIFTGISGGASLGAAMQVAQRAPEGSVLCCMLPDTGERYLSTPLFEGVASDMTDEEVALSRSTPGFQLETA from the coding sequence ATGACTTCGCACGCCCACCGCACGACCGATGGCCGCGGCCGCCTGTACGACAGCGTCGTCGACACCATCGGCAACACACCCTGCATCCGCCTCAACCGCATCGCACCGCCGCACGTGCGCGTGTACGTGAAGGCCGAGTACTTCAACCCTGCGTCGTCGGTGAAGGACCGCCTCGCGATCTCGATCATCGAGGAGGGCGAGCGTCGCGGCGAACTGAAACCGGGGCAGACGGTGGTCGAGGCCACGAGCGGCAACACCGGAATCGGGCTCGCGATGGTGTGCGCCGCCAAGGGCTATCCGCTCGTGGTGACGATGGCCGACTCGTTCTCCATCGAACGCCGGCGCCTGATGCGATTCCTGGGGGCCAAGGTCGTCCTGACCCCGCGCGCCGCCAAGGGGCTGGGGATGTACCAGAAGGCGCAGGAGCTGGCCGATGCCAACGGCTGGTTTCTCGCGCGCCAGTTCGAGACGGCCGACAACGCGAGCATCCACGAGAACACGACGGGGCGCGAACTCGTCGCCGACTTCGAGGGCGAACGTCTCGACTACTGGGTGACGGGTTACGGCACCGGCGGGACACTCACCGGCGTGGCGCGCGTGCTGCGCACCGAGCGCCCGGCGACGCGGATCGTCCTCGCCGAGCCGAGCATCGCCCAGTTGTTAGGCAGCGGGACGCCGCAGGTGCGCGCCGCCGATCATGCGCCGGCCGAGAGCCATCCCGCCTTCACGCCGCACCCCATTCAGGGGTGGACGCCGGACTTCATTCCCTGGGTCCTGCAGGAGTCGGTCGATCGTCACTACTACGACGAGTTGGTCGCCATCGCCGGCCCCGATGCCATGGCCTGGTCGCGGCGCCTGGCGGCGGAGGAAGGGATCTTTACCGGGATCTCCGGCGGTGCCTCGTTAGGCGCGGCGATGCAGGTCGCCCAGCGCGCCCCCGAGGGATCGGTCCTCTGCTGCATGCTCCCCGATACGGGCGAGCGCTACCTCTCCACGCCGCTGTTCGAGGGCGTGGCGTCCGACATGACCGACGAGGAAGTCGCGCTCTCGCGCTCGACCCCCGGATTCCAGCTCGAAACCGCCTGA
- a CDS encoding aspartate aminotransferase family protein, translating into MTSISPALGRHAPIDMSPGDFRDIGHALVDRVADLLSTLRDRAVTGGLPVDEVRALVSRFGAMPDEGGDAASIVAEAADLLTAHSLFNGHPRFLGYITASPAPIGMLGDLLAAAVNPNVGAWALSPVATEIESQTIRWIAELLGYPVGCSGVLVSGGNQANFVGLYAALRARFPREDAERTAGLARATIYASRETHTWIEKAIDMFGLPSDALRSIDVDAERRLQLADLTAQLTRDLAAGRIPIAVVGTAGTVSTGAVDPLGAMAALCREHGTWFHVDGAYGGFAAMLDDEKLVPDDLHALALADSVAVDPHKWLYAPLEAGCALVRDAALHRAAFSYHPPYYHFGVEATNYVDLGPQNSRGFRALKVWMALRQVGRAGYRQMIGDDIALARALHERLSTDPRFEVGARGLSITTFRYVPPGLASDRSSEREAYLNRLNRELQSRLERSGELFVSNAVVDGSYLLRACIVNFRTSMADIDAIPDIVARHGEASAHFV; encoded by the coding sequence ATGACCAGCATCTCGCCGGCACTTGGCCGGCACGCCCCCATCGACATGTCGCCGGGGGACTTTCGCGACATCGGTCACGCCCTGGTCGATCGCGTGGCCGACCTCCTCTCCACGTTGCGCGACCGCGCGGTGACCGGCGGACTGCCGGTGGACGAGGTGCGCGCGCTCGTCTCGCGCTTCGGCGCGATGCCTGACGAGGGAGGCGACGCCGCCTCCATCGTCGCCGAGGCCGCCGACCTGCTCACGGCGCACTCGCTGTTCAACGGGCATCCGCGCTTCCTCGGCTACATCACCGCGTCGCCAGCGCCCATCGGCATGCTGGGCGACCTCCTGGCCGCCGCGGTGAACCCCAACGTGGGGGCGTGGGCGCTCTCCCCCGTGGCGACGGAGATCGAGTCGCAGACCATTCGCTGGATCGCCGAACTCCTTGGATATCCAGTGGGGTGCAGCGGCGTGCTGGTAAGCGGCGGCAACCAGGCCAACTTCGTCGGGCTCTATGCGGCGCTCCGTGCGCGCTTCCCGCGCGAGGACGCCGAGCGAACGGCGGGGCTCGCGCGCGCCACCATCTACGCCTCGCGCGAGACGCACACCTGGATCGAGAAGGCGATCGACATGTTCGGCCTCCCGTCAGATGCACTGCGATCGATCGACGTCGACGCCGAACGTCGGCTCCAGCTCGCCGACCTCACCGCGCAGCTCACGCGCGACCTGGCGGCGGGGCGCATCCCGATCGCCGTCGTGGGAACGGCGGGGACGGTGAGCACCGGGGCGGTCGATCCGCTCGGCGCAATGGCGGCGCTGTGCCGCGAGCACGGGACCTGGTTCCATGTCGATGGGGCCTACGGTGGCTTTGCCGCCATGCTCGACGACGAGAAACTCGTGCCGGACGACCTGCACGCGCTCGCGCTCGCCGACTCGGTCGCCGTCGATCCGCACAAGTGGCTCTATGCGCCACTGGAGGCGGGGTGCGCGCTGGTGCGCGATGCGGCGCTGCACCGCGCCGCGTTCTCCTACCACCCGCCGTACTATCACTTCGGCGTGGAGGCGACCAACTACGTCGACCTGGGGCCGCAGAACTCCCGCGGCTTCCGCGCCCTCAAGGTGTGGATGGCGCTGCGCCAGGTGGGGCGCGCCGGCTACCGGCAGATGATCGGCGACGACATCGCGCTGGCGCGCGCACTGCACGAACGCCTGTCCACCGACCCGCGCTTCGAGGTGGGCGCGCGTGGGCTGAGCATCACGACGTTCCGCTATGTGCCGCCCGGCCTGGCCAGCGACCGCTCGAGCGAGCGCGAGGCGTACCTCAACCGCCTCAACCGTGAGCTGCAATCGCGCCTGGAGCGGAGCGGTGAACTCTTCGTCTCCAACGCCGTGGTGGACGGCAGCTACCTGCTACGCGCCTGCATCGTGAACTTCCGCACGTCGATGGCCGACATCGACGCCATCCCCGACATCGTGGCGCGCCATGGCGAAGCGTCGGCACACTTCGTGTGA
- the uppS gene encoding di-trans,poly-cis-decaprenylcistransferase, with protein sequence MPRHVAMIMDGNGRWAQQRGKRRTMGHIEGAKTVRRIVEHARRSGVEYLTLYAFSSDNWNRPQDEVSALMKLFRRNLASETPRLMENDIRLSVIGRRDRLSPELRRAIEASERETAACDGMVLRLAVDYSSRDTLVRAATMVPQGAALSRDDLGRAIAMVNHCPGGVPDVDLMVRTGGEQRLSDFLLWECAYAELVFSHRMWPDFSNADFDDSVAQFRARDRRFGGLSKAI encoded by the coding sequence ATGCCGCGTCACGTTGCCATGATCATGGATGGCAACGGGCGCTGGGCGCAGCAGCGCGGCAAGCGGCGCACGATGGGGCACATCGAGGGGGCCAAGACCGTCAGGCGCATCGTGGAGCATGCGCGCCGCTCGGGGGTGGAGTACCTCACGCTGTATGCCTTCTCCTCGGACAACTGGAACCGTCCGCAGGATGAAGTCAGCGCGCTGATGAAGCTCTTCCGGCGCAACCTGGCGTCGGAGACGCCGCGCCTGATGGAGAACGACATCCGCCTGAGCGTGATCGGGCGTCGCGACCGCTTGTCGCCGGAACTCCGGCGGGCCATCGAGGCCTCCGAGCGCGAGACGGCGGCCTGTGACGGGATGGTGTTGCGCCTGGCGGTGGACTATTCGTCGCGCGACACGCTGGTGCGCGCGGCGACGATGGTGCCGCAAGGGGCCGCGCTCTCGCGCGACGATCTGGGGCGCGCCATCGCCATGGTGAACCATTGCCCGGGCGGCGTCCCCGACGTCGACCTCATGGTGCGCACCGGCGGCGAGCAGCGGCTGAGCGACTTCCTGCTCTGGGAATGCGCCTACGCGGAACTCGTCTTCTCGCACCGCATGTGGCCCGACTTCTCCAACGCCGACTTCGACGACAGCGTCGCCCAGTTCCGCGCGCGGGACCGGCGATTCGGCGGGCTGTCGAAGGCGATCTAG